A part of Ammospiza nelsoni isolate bAmmNel1 chromosome 9, bAmmNel1.pri, whole genome shotgun sequence genomic DNA contains:
- the PRPF38A gene encoding pre-mRNA-splicing factor 38A — translation MANRTVKDAHSIHGTNPQYLVEKIIRTRIYESKYWKEECFGLTAELVVDKAMELKYVGGVYGGNIKPTPFLCLTLKMLQIQPEKDIIVEFIKNEDFKYVRMLGALYMRLTGTAIDCYKYLEPLYNDYRKIKSQNRNGEFELMHVDEFIDELLHEERVCDIILPRLQKRYVLEEAEQLEPRVSALEEDMDDVESSEEEEEEDEKLERIPSPDHRRRGYRDLDKPRRSPVVRYRRSRSRSPRRRSRSPKRRSPSPRRERHRSKSPRRHRSRSRERRHRSRSKSPGHHRSHRHRSHSKSPERSKKSHKKSRRGNE, via the exons ATGGCCAACCGCACGGTGAAGGACGCGCACAGCATCCACGGCACCAACCCGCAGTACCTGGTGGAGAAGATCATCCGCACGCGCATCTACGAGTCCAAGTACTGGAAGGAGGAATGCTTCGGCCTCACGG CCGAGCTGGTGGTGGACAAGGCCATGGAGCTGAAATACGTGGGGGGAGTCTACGGAGGGAACATTAAACCCACGCCCTTCTTGTGCCTGACGCTGAAGATGCTGCAGATCCAGCCCGAGAAGGACATCATCGTGGAGTTCATAAAAAACGAAGACTTCAA GTATGTCCGAATGCTTGGAGCACTGTACATGAGACTGACAGGCACTGCCATCGACTGCTACAAGTACCTGGAACCGCTGTACAACGACTATCGGAAAATTAAAAGTCAGAACAGGAATGGGG AATTTGAGCTGATGCACGTGGATGAATTTATTGATGAGCTACTCCATGAGGAACGTGTTTGTGACATCATCCTGCCTCGACTGCAG AAACGGTATGTTCTGGAAGAAGCTGAGCAACTTGAGCCTCGTGTTAGTGCTCTGGAGGAAGACATGGATGATGTAGAATCtagtgaggaggaggaagaagaagatgaaaag CTGGAACGGATCCCATCTCCTGACCACCGCAGAAGGGGCTacagggacctggacaagccGCGCAGATCTCCGGTGGTGCGCTACCGGCGCAGCCGCAGCAGGTCCCCCAGGAG GCGCAGCCGCTCCCCAAAGAGAAGAAG CCCATCACCGCGCCGGGAGCGGCATCGCAGCAAGAGCCCGAGACGGCACCGGAGCAGATCCCGGGAGAGGCGCCACAGATCAAGATCTAAATCTCCAG GGCATCACCGTAGTCACAGACACAGAAGTCATTCCAAATCACCTGAAAG atcTAAGAAAAGTCACAAAAAGAGTCGGCGAGGAAATGAATAA